In Methanorbis rubei, the DNA window GCTGCGGCGGAACCGAACACTTCCTCTCAACAACCGCGGGCGATGCCCTGATCGGGTTTGTCAGGCTCCGCTATCCGGGACAGGTGTTCCGCTCTGAACTTGACGGCGCGGCACTCGTTCGCGAGCTCCATGTCTACGGAAGCATTGTGCCGCTCGGCGAACACGGCGAGGGCGACGACCGTCAGCACCGGTCATACGGCCAGAACCTTCTTTCCCGCGCCGAACAGACCGCAAAAGACGCAGGCTACTCCCGTATCGCTGTCATGAGCGGTGTCGGGGTTCGGCCCTACTATCGTAAACAGGGATATCTGCGTTCAGGTCCATATATGATCAAGACTCTATGAAACCGGCGACCTATGAGTTTCTCAGGCAGCGTTTCTCTGCCTACTATAACGGAGAAGTCCAGGGAGCCGGAGCGGTGTATGTTCCTGAAGCGCTCGGCGAGCGCGAATGGGGTTTCATTTTCTTCTCAAACGCCGCAAAACCTGCCGGCATGCGCAGACACCTGTCCTTCAGCTCGCCTGATGAGGTGCACACCTACCTCAAGACCATGACGCCTGCGCATGTCTACTACTCGACCGCCTACTATGCTCATCCGGGCGCCGCCCAGATGAGCGACAAAGGATGGCTCGGGGCTGATCTCATCTTTGATCTGGACGCTGATCACATCGTTCGGGGGCCGTATGATGTCATGCTTGCACGGGTCAAAGAAGAGCTCTTCAAGCTCATCGACATGCTTACTTCTGAACTCGGATTTCTTGAGCGTGACCTGAAAATCAACTTCTCCGGCGGTCGCGGCTACCATATCCATATCCCAACCCTTGCCGTCCGCAGCTGGGACAGCGCCGAACGCCGCGAGCTGGTGAACTATGTCTCAGGAACCGGCCTGTCTGCTGAAAGCATGCTCACCGGTCCCGCGATTCATGGTCGCGGCTGGCAGAAACGCTACCGGTCTGCACTCACCGCAGAACTCGACCGCATTGCATCTCTGGATGAGCTGGAACAGACCGAGTATCTCACCGGCCTTCGGGGAATTTCCGACAAGTTCGCCGCAGGATTTGTGAAAAATCTTGATGCAACCCGCACAACAACAGCGACCGACCCGGAAAAACTTCTGGAAAACAAGGTCATCCGCGCAATAGCTGACGCTGAGAACAAACCGTTTCAGGAGAGAATTCTCAGCTATGCTGCGCAGGCTGATGAGCCGGTCACAACCGACATCAAACGACTCATCCGCCACCCGGGCTCTCTGCACGGAGGGTCCGGTATGCGGGTAACTCCGCTTGAGATCTCCCGTCTCGACTCCTTTGATCCTCTGATCGATGCGGTCGTGTTCGGTGAGCGGCAGGTTTCGGTCGAGTGCTCCTTTGCTCTTTCCATGCCGATTCTCGGCACCCGCTACGACCTGAAGGCAGGGTCCAACACCGTTCCCGAAGCTCTTGCGGTATTTCTCTGCTCCCGCGGCATTGCAGAGATCGGAGGTGCGTAAATGCCTGATCGGATCAGCATCTCTGAGCTGCACGGCTACTTAATCGACGAGCGCAACAGCGGTTCGTTAACTGATATTCCTGCTTCGCTCTACGAGGACGTTCATACAGCGCTCACTGCCCTCACCACCGAAGCCCGCAGCATGGGAGACCCCTTTGGCGAAGGAGTACAGATTCTCTTAAAGGAACGTGAAAGTCTGCGCGAGTACATCCGCGACCTGTATGCGGAGCGGACCAGGAAAATTTTCTCCCTTGCCCTTGCCAAAGCAACCGGTGAG includes these proteins:
- the priS gene encoding DNA primase catalytic subunit PriS produces the protein MKPATYEFLRQRFSAYYNGEVQGAGAVYVPEALGEREWGFIFFSNAAKPAGMRRHLSFSSPDEVHTYLKTMTPAHVYYSTAYYAHPGAAQMSDKGWLGADLIFDLDADHIVRGPYDVMLARVKEELFKLIDMLTSELGFLERDLKINFSGGRGYHIHIPTLAVRSWDSAERRELVNYVSGTGLSAESMLTGPAIHGRGWQKRYRSALTAELDRIASLDELEQTEYLTGLRGISDKFAAGFVKNLDATRTTTATDPEKLLENKVIRAIADAENKPFQERILSYAAQADEPVTTDIKRLIRHPGSLHGGSGMRVTPLEISRLDSFDPLIDAVVFGERQVSVECSFALSMPILGTRYDLKAGSNTVPEALAVFLCSRGIAEIGGA